From a region of the Streptomyces tirandamycinicus genome:
- a CDS encoding DJ-1/PfpI family protein, giving the protein MNVKILIVTGDAAESLEVLYPYQRLREEGYEVHVAAPARKKLQFVVHDFEPGFDTYTEKPGYTWPADLAFSEVDPGDYAAIVIPGGRAPEYLRNDPELRKILKSFFDADKPVAQICHGPLLTAATGSLTGRRVTSYPALELDMQAAGASFQDTEAVVDGTLVSSRAWPDHPAWMREFLRVLRAKAPLG; this is encoded by the coding sequence ATGAACGTGAAGATCCTGATCGTCACCGGCGACGCGGCGGAGTCCCTGGAGGTCCTCTACCCGTACCAGCGGCTGCGCGAGGAGGGCTACGAGGTCCATGTCGCGGCCCCCGCGCGCAAGAAGCTCCAGTTCGTCGTCCACGACTTCGAACCGGGTTTCGACACGTACACCGAGAAGCCCGGCTACACCTGGCCGGCCGACCTGGCGTTCTCGGAGGTCGACCCCGGGGACTACGCCGCGATCGTCATTCCGGGCGGGCGGGCCCCCGAGTACCTCCGCAACGACCCGGAGCTCCGCAAGATCCTCAAGTCCTTCTTCGACGCGGACAAGCCCGTGGCGCAGATCTGCCACGGTCCGCTGCTGACGGCGGCCACGGGCAGCCTCACCGGCCGCAGGGTGACGTCGTACCCGGCGCTGGAACTCGACATGCAGGCGGCGGGCGCGTCCTTCCAGGACACCGAGGCGGTCGTGGACGGCACCCTGGTCTCCTCCCGGGCCTGGCCCGACCACCCGGCCTGGATGCGCGAGTTCCTCCGGGTGCTGCGGGCGAAGGCACCACTGGGCTGA
- a CDS encoding HAD family hydrolase has translation MGKHSAHVVWDWNGTLLDDIHTVIEATNASFAEIGLGPITLERYRELYCVPVPRFYERLMGRLPTDEEWAAMDEVFHRHYWRLAEACLLTAGAAELLAARRAAGRTQSLLSLAPHENLVPVVRRHGIEEHFVRVDGRVGASHTGKAEHMVRHLAAMENVPPERIVVVGDAADDALAAAHVGAKAVLYTGGSHSRASLRAAGVPVVDSLAEAVEVAEELVG, from the coding sequence ATGGGGAAGCACAGCGCGCACGTGGTCTGGGACTGGAACGGCACACTCCTCGACGACATCCACACGGTCATCGAGGCGACGAACGCGTCGTTCGCGGAGATCGGGCTCGGGCCGATCACGCTGGAGCGCTACCGCGAGCTGTACTGCGTGCCCGTGCCGCGGTTCTACGAGCGCCTCATGGGCCGGCTGCCCACGGACGAGGAGTGGGCGGCCATGGACGAGGTCTTCCACCGGCACTACTGGCGGCTGGCCGAGGCCTGCCTGCTCACGGCCGGGGCGGCGGAACTGCTCGCCGCACGCCGGGCTGCGGGACGTACGCAGTCGCTGCTGTCCCTCGCCCCGCACGAGAACCTGGTCCCCGTCGTGCGGCGCCATGGGATCGAGGAGCACTTCGTGCGGGTGGACGGACGAGTCGGAGCCTCCCACACGGGCAAGGCGGAGCACATGGTGCGGCATCTGGCCGCGATGGAGAACGTGCCGCCGGAGCGGATCGTGGTCGTCGGCGACGCGGCGGACGACGCGCTCGCGGCCGCGCACGTAGGAGCGAAGGCGGTGCTGTACACCGGGGGCTCGCACAGCAGGGCGAGCCTGCGGGCCGCGGGGGTGCCGGTCGTCGACAGCCTCGCGGAGGCGGTCGAGGTGGCCGAGGAACTGGTGGGGTAG
- a CDS encoding DUF6912 family protein, whose product MRVYVPLTIPGLAEAHKTGEIGPGPLTAYAVTPALREWYVSDDLEELEYAALNRAAAASLRSLAGDPDVPRRRVVVAVDVPDGAATADPAAGLGAASLGEVRIATAVPLEKAASVHVDSGEAEGDVAAAADALGAADHGDDDAQFIVDGAEDHELLWYGVQEIPGLVG is encoded by the coding sequence ATGCGCGTCTACGTTCCCCTGACCATCCCCGGTCTCGCAGAGGCGCACAAGACAGGCGAGATCGGCCCCGGCCCGCTGACCGCCTACGCGGTGACCCCCGCGCTGCGCGAGTGGTACGTCTCCGACGATCTCGAGGAACTCGAGTACGCCGCGCTGAACCGCGCCGCGGCGGCGTCGCTGCGGTCGCTGGCCGGTGACCCCGATGTGCCGCGGCGCCGGGTCGTGGTGGCCGTCGACGTCCCGGACGGCGCCGCGACCGCGGACCCCGCGGCGGGGCTGGGGGCGGCGTCCCTCGGCGAGGTGCGGATCGCGACCGCGGTTCCGCTGGAGAAGGCGGCGTCGGTGCACGTCGACTCCGGGGAGGCGGAGGGGGACGTGGCCGCCGCGGCGGACGCGCTGGGGGCGGCGGACCACGGGGACGACGACGCGCAGTTCATCGTGGACGGGGCGGAGGACCACGAACTGCTCTGGTACGGGGTGCAGGAGATCCCCGGCCTCGTCGGCTGA
- a CDS encoding Rv3235 family protein, giving the protein MQHTSARTGTRPGDRHDSRAPGRAPRRHGAERATGASAGSRSRLPRYWFAERLLSVLSGHRPVHWMLGHTIGHAYEQLVRLAPGAPLSTNGLRPVLRHCDEYVPQPGVIEAFARITAGDRVRAMAFRLEQGPDLRWRCAAVELGGERLMAGT; this is encoded by the coding sequence ATGCAGCACACCTCGGCAAGGACGGGGACGAGGCCCGGGGACCGTCACGACAGCCGCGCTCCGGGCCGCGCACCGCGTCGGCACGGGGCGGAGCGCGCCACGGGCGCCTCGGCCGGCAGCCGCTCCCGGCTGCCCCGCTACTGGTTCGCTGAACGCCTGCTCTCGGTCCTCAGCGGCCATCGACCCGTCCACTGGATGCTCGGCCACACCATCGGCCACGCCTACGAGCAGCTCGTCCGCCTCGCCCCCGGCGCCCCGCTCAGCACGAACGGGCTGCGCCCCGTCCTCCGCCACTGCGACGAGTACGTACCGCAGCCGGGCGTCATCGAGGCCTTCGCCCGGATCACCGCGGGCGACCGGGTACGCGCCATGGCCTTCCGCCTCGAACAGGGACCCGATCTCCGCTGGCGCTGCGCGGCCGTGGAACTCGGCGGAGAACGCCTGATGGCCGGGACGTGA